The nucleotide sequence GCCCCCGAGAGCACGTCCCCGGCGACCCGCACGAGGATGCCGGCCGGGCCCCGCCGCACCCGCGAGCAGCGCAGCTCGTGGGCGAGCGCGGCGACCCGCTCCCCGGGGTCGAGGGCCGTCCACTCGGGCAGGGCGACGACGAGAGCGGCTCCCCCGAGGTAGCCGGTGGGGTGGACCCGTGTCGCGGCGCCCGTGTCGACGAGCACGCGGGCCGGGGCCGCGACGCCGACCTCGGCGGACACGGCGTCGACGAGCTCGTGCAGCGCGGGCTGCTCGTCGCGCGAGGTGGGGAGCGCGCGCCGGTCGACGCGCGCCGGGCGCGGCACGAGGCGCCAGAGCAGGAGGGCGCCGAGGAGCCCCCAGACCCAACGGCTCACGCCGTCGTCGAGGACCAGCACGGCGACCCACCCGACGACGAGGGCCAGCAGCCCGAGGACGACCACCAGCGCGAGCAGCACGGCGGCCACCGCGGCGAGCGTGGCGGACGGGGCACGGCGGGAGTCGGTCACCCGCCGAGGCTAACCCCGACGGACCGGCCTGCGGCTCAGGCGCCGACGGTCCACTTCTCGCCGTCCCAGTACCGGTGGCGGCGACGGCTCGTCGGCGAGGCGTACCAGCCCGGCGCGAGCCCCCCGCCGGCGCTGTTCGCGTCCTTGATGACCCGCCGGGTGTGGAACGTCGGGACCAGGGCGGCGAGCACCCCGACCGCGCAGCCGACGGTCAGCACGTAGAGCCCGACCCCCGCGTCGACCGTCGCGTCCGAGAACGCGTCGACGACCTCCGGGGCCGCCGCCGCGAACCACGACGGGCGACCGACGGACGCACCGGGGCGCAGGACGAGCACCCAGAACGCGAAGGTCACGAACGACCCCGCCGTCAGGCCGACGACGGCGGCGAGCCGCCAGACGACGCCGACGAACCGCATCCGGGTGATGATGAGCGCGATGCCCATGAGCAGCGCCCAGGCACCCGTCATGAGCAGGTAGGTGCGGAACGAGTCGTCGAGGCGCACCGACGCCCCGTCGGGGCGCAGCCCGAGCAGCGCCCACACCCGGGGGGCGACCGTGCCCCGGTCGACCGTGTACACCGGCAGCAGCGTCCCGAGCATGACGATCGCCGCGCCGAGGCCGAGCGTCAGGCCGGCGACGACGTGGCTGCGTGTGTGCCTGACCTGCGCCATTCCACTACCTCCCACGGACTCGTGGTGAGTGTGACACCGAGAGCGCTGCTCGACGGGTGACTTCGCGCAAACTCGGTCCGGCCGGCCGGGACGGCGCGCTGCTCAGCGGTCCGCGACGGCCTCGCGCAGCAGGCGCCAGAGCTCCTCGACGTCGGCCCGCTCGGTCGTCTCGGCGCCGATCGACACCCGGACCATCCAGCGGTCGTCGAGCTTGCTCGCCCCGAGGAAGACCCGCCCCGTCGCGTTGACGGCGTCGAGCCAGGCGAGCGTGTGGGCGTCGAGGTCGTCCCCGGTCAGCCCCTCGGGCTCGTGGACGACGCACACCGTCTGCAGCTCGACGGGCGCGAGGACCCGCCATCCCGGCTCGGCCTCGACCTGCTCGGCGAACCAGCGCGCGTTGGCCAGGTCGCGTCGCAGCCGCTCGCGGATGGCCTCGACGCCGTCCAGCCGGAGGTGGAACCACAGCTTGAGCGCGCGGAAGCGCCGGCCGAGCGGGATGCCCCAGTCCTTGTACTGGACGACCTGGTCGTCGGTGCTCGCCCGCAGGTAGCTCGGCGTCGTCGACATCACCGAGACGAGGTGGTCGACGTCGCGGACGTAGAGGAGCGAGGTGTCGAGGACGGTGCCCATCCACTTGTGCGGGTTCCACGCGAGGCTGTCGGCGTCGTCGACACCCGCGAAGAGGTGGCGCATCTCGGGCAGGAGCATCGCCGAGCCGGCCATCGCCGCGTCGACGTGCACCCACGCGCCGTGCTCGCGCGCGACCTCGACGATGGCGGGCACCGGGTCCATCGCCGTCGTGCCGGTCGTGCCGACCGCGGCGACGACGACCGCCGGCACGCGACCGGCCGCGACGTCGTCGGCCATCGCGCGGCGCAGCGCCTCGGGGTCCATCGCGTAGGTGACCGGGTCGACGTCGACGTAGCGCAGGTTGTCGGCGCCGAAGCCCGCGAGGAGGACGGCCTTGGGGACCGAGCTGTGCGCCTGCGGCGAGGAGTAGGCGACGAGCGGGGCGTCGAGGGACTGGAGGCCGCCGCGGTGCTCGGAGCCGTCGCTCGCGCGCTCGCGGGCGGCGAGCATGGCGACGAGGCCGGCGGTCGAGGCGGTGTCCTGGATGGCGCCCTTCCACTCCGGGGCGAGGCCGCAGAGGTCGCGCAGCCAGTCGGTGACGACCTGTTCGACCTCGGTGAGCGCCGGCGCCGACTGCCACGTGATGCCGAGGGCCGCGACGCCCCCCGACGCGATGTCGCCGAGGACGCTCGCGAGGCTCGCGTTGCTCGGGAACCAGCCGTAGAAGCCGGGGTGCTGGGTCTGGGTGACGCCGGGGACGACGACGCGGTCGAGGTCGGCGAGGACGTCGGCGAAGGCCTCGGGGGCGGTCGGCGCGTGGGCCGGCAGCGCGTCGCGGACCTCGCCCGGGCGGACCTGCGCCGCGACCGGGAGGTCGGGGACCCGGGTGCGGTGGTCGGCGATCCAGTCGATGAGCTGGTGTCCGGCGGCGCGGAACTCCTCGGGCGTCATGGCGCCATTGTGCCCACGTCGGGTCGCTCGCCCTCCACCGTCCACCACGCGGCGCGGCGGCACCGATGACCCCGCACGTGCGGGGTTGTCGTTGTCGGGAACCGGTCCGGAGCACGGCAAGCCCGCACGTGCGGGGTCGTCGAGAGAGGCCGTCAGCCGCCGGTGGGCGATGCCGAGGCCGGTGCGTAGGTGATCTTCACGGCCTTCGGGACGGTGACGAGTGCCGCGGCGTCCGTCACCGTGAACGTCTGCGCACGGCACGTCGAGGTCGGGAGCGTCGTCACGGAGTAGGGGGACGCCGTGCTGCCGTCGCCCCCACCGACGACGACCGGGACGCGCGGCGCGTCGCTCGCGGCCTGACACCCCGCGAGACCGAGCAGGGACCACAGCTGCGACCCCGCATCGGACTCGACGCGCACCATCTCGCCGACCACCGGCGCAGCGGGTGGCTGCGGCTGCTCCCCCGGGTCCGACAGCGCGAGGACGTAGGCGATGCCGCCGATCGCCGCCATGGCGCCGGCGCCCACCATGCGCTGGGTTGCGGACCTCGTGAGGCCTCGGGAGAGGGTGAAGTACTCCGCCTGGGCCAGGAGCTGGGACCGCGAGTGGGTGTAGACCGCGAGGTTGTGCGTGAGGATGCGGCGGTCCTCCTCCAGCTCGGCCACCGCCGCCCTGGCGGCCGCCTCCCCCGCCTTGCCCGCCCGGTCCGTTGCGGTGGCTCTCGCCGTGACGAGGTTCCCGTCGACCTCGAACAGGGCCGCGCGCACGCCGCGCAGCCTCGTCTGGAGGTCCGCCACCGTCCGGACCCGCACCGGCAGAGCGACCCCGGTGCCGGCCGACTCGATCTCCTCGACGAACTCCGGCGGGAGCCGGTGCAGCTCGTACATCTGCGGACGGAGCAGGTCGGTGGCCTGGGCGATCAGCCATCCGACCCCCACGAGGCCGGTGACACCGGCGAGGAACGCAGCGCCCAGCTGGTAGGGGTGCTCCTGCCAGCTGAGCTCAGGGGTGGCGACGAAGCCCTTGGCGAACATCAGGGCACCCACCGCGGCGAGGGCCGTGATGACCCACCTCACCGTCGTGCGGACGGCCTCCGCGCCCGCTGCCCACTCCCGGGGGGCGGGCAGCGTCGGGTCCTCCGCCGCGGGCGCCGGACCGTCGACGGCCGGCTTGACCGTGGCCGCGAGGGACCAGGACCCCGCGGAGGGGGGCGTCGTCACGCGCCGACGCCCTCGTCCTCGGGCGCCTCGGCGGCCGTCCCGAGGTCCTCTTCGGGGACACGGTGGTCCGGGGCGGTGTCCGCCCCCAACGGCTCCCACTCACCCGGAGGCTCGAAGTAGATCTCGCGCGCTCCGGTCACGGGGTTTCGCCGCAGCTCGCCGTTCTCGGGCATGTCCCTCTCCTCCCGCCGGTGGCCGAAGGGTAGCGACGATCGGCGGTGCCTGACCAGACCCCCGGGTCGAGCGAGGGTCCTCGCCGGCTCGAGACCCCGGAACGTCGACGAGACCCCGGCTCGGAGCCGGGGTCTCGTGGACGTCTCGGGGTGACCCCGAAACGTGGAGGCGGGTGAGGTACGTGGGGCGGTGAAGCGCCTCGGTCAGAGGTTGATCATGTGGCCGGCGATGCCCTCGACGGCCTCCTTGACCGCCTCGGACAGCGTCGGGTGCGCGAAGACGTTGCGCGACACCTCGTCCGCGGTGAGGTCCCACTTCTGCGCGAGGGTCAGCACGGGCAGCAGCTCGGTGACGTCGGGGCCGATCATGTGGGCGCCGATGATCTCGTTGTGCTCGGCGTCGGCGACGATCTTGACGAAGCCGACCGCATCCCCGAGGCCCATCGCCTTGCCGTTGGCGCTGAACGGGAACTTCGCCGTCTTGACGTCGTAGCCCTTCTCCTTGGCCTGCGCCTCGGAGTAGCCGAAGGAGCCGATCTGCGGGTGGCAGTAGGTCGCGCGCGGGATGAAGTCGTACTCGACCGGCATCGTCTCGGCGCCGGAGAGGTGCTCGGCGGCGACGACGCCCTGGGCCTCGGCGACGTGCGCGAGCATCAGCCTCGCGGTGCAGTCGCCGATCGCGTAGACGTTCTCGACGTTCGTGCGGCCGTACTCGTCGATGGCGATGGCGCCGCGCTCGGTCAGCTGCACGCCGGCGGCCTCGAGGCCGTAGCCCTCGGTGCGCGGGGCGAAGCCGATGGCCGACATGAACTTGTCGGCCTCCAGCACCTGCTGGTCGCCGCCCGCGGCGGGCGAGACGGTGACGCGGACGCCGGAGCCGGTGTCCTCGACGGCCTCGACCTTCGTCGAGAGCATGATCTTCACGCCCAGCTTCTTGTAGTGCTTGAGGAGCTCCTTGGAGATCTCCTCGTCCTCGGTCGGAACCATCCGGTCGAGGAACTCGACGATCGTGACGTCGACGCCGAAGTTCTTCATGACGTACGCGAACTCGACCCCGATGGCGCCGGAGCCGGCGATGACCATCGAGCCGGGGAGGTTCTCGTCGAGGATCTGCTCCTCGTAGGTGACGACGTTCTGCGACACCTCGACGCCGGGCAGCATCCGGGTGACGGCGCCGGCCGCGATGATCAGGTGGTCGAAGGTCAGCTGACGGGTCGAGCCGTCGTTGAGCGCGACGTCCATCGAGGTGGCGCTGGTCAGGGTCCCCCAGCCGTCGACCTCCTCGATCTTGTTCTTCTTCATGAGGAAGTGGACGCCCTTGACGATGCCGGCCGACACCTTGCGCGAGCGCGCGTGGGTGGCGCCGTACTTCATCGTCGCCTCGCCCTCGATGCCGAACAGCTCCTTCTCGTGCTGGAGCGTGTGCGCGAGCTCGGCGTTCTTGATGAGCGCCTTCGAGGGGATGCAGCCGACGTTGAGGCAGACCCCGCCCCAGTACTTCTTCTCGACGACCGCGACCTTCTTCCCGAGCTGGGAGGCGCGGATCGCCGCGACGTACCCACCGGGACCAGCACCGAGCACCACGACATCGAAGTCAGCCATGGGTCCCACCCTACTGAGTGGCGGGCGGGTGGCGGTCGGTGGTCCCGGCCAGAGCGGCGGCAGCCGGCTCGATGTCGTCGGCGTGCGCCCGGCGCGCCCGCCAGGCCTCCAGTCCTCGGCGGAGCAGGCCCGTCATCCAGAGGTAGAGGAGCAGGCCGGGCAGGGTCCCGGCGCCCGCGAGCAGCAGCGCGAGCGGGCCGGACTCGAGCAACGGCACCCCCGAGGCCACGAGCCGCAGCCCGGCCTCGACGGCGGCGGTCACGACGAGCGCGGTCACCGCGGCGAGCACGGGGACGTCGCGCAGCGGTGAGCGCAGCCGCCCGCCCGCCCGGTGGATGAGCGAGTGCACCCGCCACAGGCCGACCGCGTTGGCCACCAGCGCCGCCAGGCCGACCCCGACCGACCCGACGACGGGGACGACCGCGGCCGAGAGCAGGATCATGAGGGAGACGGAGACGGCGGTCGCCCGCGCCTCGACGCCCGCGTGCCCGGACGCCACCGCCCACTGGAGCTGCACCTGCGGCAGCAGGGCCACGAGGTGCGCGACGACGAGCAGGGCGGCCACCTCGCCGGGGAGCGACCCCTCGATGGGCAGCCACGCGTTGATGCCGAGGTACGCGGCCGGCACGGCGACGGCGGCCAGCCCGACGACCACCCGCACCCACATCGCCTGGATCCCGTGCGTGACCGAGGCCGCGACCGGTGCCGGCTCGCTCGCGACGACCGCGCCGAGCCGGGCCTGGACCGGCCCGAGGGCGTTGGCCGGCAGCGTGCGGAGGTTCTGCGCGAAGGTCGCCCCCGGCCCGAACGCGGCGACCTCGGTGGGTCGCACCCGCCCGACGAGCAGCAGGAGGCCCTGGGTCGAGAAGACGGTGAGAAGACCCGAGGCCTGGACGCGCCAGGCCGTGCGGGCGAAGTCCCGCGCCTCGTCGGCACCGACCAGCCGGGCCCCGCGCAGCGGCACGAGCCGCAGCGCGCTCGGGACGATGACGAGGGTGGCCACGGCGGTCTGCACGACGTAGGCGAGCGCCACCCCGTCGAGTCCCGCGCCGGCCCGCAGCGTGAGGAACATCGTCACCGCGTACCCGACGTAGCTGAGCAACGTCGCCCCCGCGGTGAGGGCGAACCGCATGTGGCTGTGGAGGAGGGCGACGAGGATCCCGCGCAGCAGGGCCACGGCGACGACGAGGGTGACGACGCGCAGCAGGTGCGTCGTCTCGTCGAGGAGGTCCGGCGGCGTGCTGAAGAAGGCTGCGACCCGGCGGTCGACGACGAGCAGCGGCGCCAGCGTGAGCAGCTGGAGCGCCAGGACAGGGAGGACGAGCGAGACCACGAGGTTGCGTGCGCCCTCGACGTCCCGGCGCGCGGCGAACCCCGAGAAGTACCGCAGCGCCGTCCGGTAGACCCCGCCGTCGACCTGGCCGAAGAACATCGCCACACCGCTCGCGACGAGCCACAGCCCGTACCGCGTCTCGCCGAGCCGGCCGATGACGAACGGGGTGAGGGCGATGTTGACGGCCACCGGCGCGAGCTGCGCGGCGGTCAGCCACGCGGCGCTGCGGCCGATCCGCCCCTCCGACCGGCTCACGTCGGCACCACGGTGGCCCGGAGGAAGTCGCCCATCGCGTCACCGGTGCGCGCGAGGACGAACTCCTCGCAGACGGCCTCCCGGCCCGCGCGGCCCATCGCCCGGCGCCGCTCCGGGTCGTCCTGGAGCGTCGCGACCGCCGCTGCGAGCGCCGCGGCGTTGGTCGGAGGGACGACGAGCCCGTCGACCCCGTGGGTGACGAGCTCACCGACGGCTCCGACGGCGGTCGTCACGACCGGCAGGCCGGAGGCCATCGCCTCCATGAGCACGACGGGCAGGCCCTCGTTGAACGACGACATGACGAAGACGTCGGCGCGCCGCATCTCCTCGACGACCTCGGCCTCGTTCCGTGCTCCCACGAAGATCTCCTCGCCCGGCAGCCCGAGCCCGGCCGCCGAGGCGAGCAGTCGGTCCCGCATCGGGCCCTGTCCCACGACCCGCAGCTCGACGGCGCGCCCCTGCGCCACGAGGTCGGCGACGGCGCGCAGCAGGACCGGAAAGCCCTTGACCGGGTCCAGCCGCCCCACGGTGAGCAGGCGGAGCGGGCGCGCGGACGGCTCGTCGGTGGGCGACCCGCAGGGGGCGAACCGCTGCGGGTCGACCCCCATCCGTACGACGGACAGCCGCGGCCAGTGGGCCTCGTCGACGAAGGGCAGGACCTGCGCCTTGCAGTAGTCGCTGATGCAGGCGACGGCGTGGGCGTCGGTGATCTTGGCGGCGATGTCCCACTGCTCGATCTTGCTGAACTCCGCCGACCCGTGGAGGCTCAGCGTCCACCGCCACGAGCCCGGACCGTCGACGGCGTCACCCATCCGGCAGGCGAGCCGGGCGACGTCCGCCGGGACGTTGGCGTGGTGCACGTGCACGTGGCGCAGGCCGCGACGGGCCATGGCCTCGAAGAGCACCGCGGCCTCGCCGAGGTAGAACAGCTGCCAGAGCCTCGCGCGCGGGGTCCGGTCGCCCCAGGCGAGGGCCGCCCGCAGGCCGGCGAGGGCCGCGCGCGGTCGGCGGGCGAGCGCGAGGAGCGCCCGCGCCGCTCCCCCGGCGCCACCACCCACGAGCGCCGTCGTCCGCGCGGCCTCCTCACGCATCGGGTCGGACACGAGGTCCTCGGCGGGCGTGGGACGGATGGCGAAGGTGCTGACTTCGAAGCCGCGCTCGCGCAGCGCCGCGACCTCGCGGGCGATGAAGGTGTGGGAGATCGCGGGGTAGCGCGTCGTCAGGTACGCGACCCGGCGCGTCCCGGCCGCAGCGGTCGTCTCGACCGCCGCGGTCGCCCCGCTCGCCGCGTCGCTCACGAGCCCTGCCTCGCCGTCGTGTCCGTCGCCCAGCCCCCCGAGCCGCGCACCGCGCGCGCCCGCAGACGGGCGGTCACGGCGACGGCCCCGAAGACCGTGAGGTCGGCGAGGAGGAGCGGACGCCGCACGAGCAGGCCCGCGAGCGAGGCGATCGTCTGCCGCGTGGTGCGACCCGGACCTGCGGCGCCGGTCCCGGCGGCGGGCGCCGCGGAGGCGTTGCCACGGGCCACCCGCGTCCGCACCCGGACGAGGGAGGCGAGGTCCCGCGGCGGCCAGACCCGCACCTCTCCCGCCGCCCGCACCCGCTCGTCGACGCCGAACCGGGAGCTGACGAACAGGTCGTCCGCGTGCAGGTCGGGGAAGCGGTCGAAGCGTCGACGGCCGGCCGCCGAGACCGCGTAGAGGCCGTGCCCGACGACCCCGTCCCGGGTCGCGGGGACGAGGGCCTGGACCCGGTAGTGGGCGCGGACCGGCCACGAGCAGCCGGTGAGGTCGTACGCCACGCGCGGCGCGCACACGAGCGGGTCGGTGCCCGAGACGAGGCGGACGACGTCGGTGAGCCCCTCGGCGTCGACCCGCACGTCGGCGTCCAGGTAGACCCGCGCGGCCCCGCGGGCGGCCGCGTCGCCCGCGTTGAGCGCCTCGACCTTCGACCCGACGGGGTGCTCGACGACCGTGACCCACGGGTGCGCGCGCGCGACCTCCGCGGTGCGGTCGGTGCACCCGTTGGCGACGACGACGACGTCGAGCGCGAGCGGGCCGACGAGCGGCTCGAGGCCCGCGAGGCAGCGCGGCAGCCGGGACTCCTCGTCGTGCGCCGGGATGACCACGCTCACCCCACCTCTGGGCGTCCCCTCGTCAGGCACGGTTACCCTCCCCGTCGAGCCGGCTGCGCAGCACCCGCGCCGGGACGCCGCCGACGACGCTGAAGGCGGGGACGTCACGCGTCACGACGGCCCCCGCGGCGAGGACGGAGCCCCGGCCGACGGTGACGCCGGCGGTGATCGTGACGTTGGCCCCGATCCACACGTCGTCCTCGACCCGGATGGGCCGGTCCTCGGCGAAGCCCTGGACGTTCATCGGCACGTCGGTGCGCGGGAACGCGTGGTCGCGGCTGAGCATCGTGCAGCGCGGACCCATCATCACGTCGTCCCCGATGCTGATCGTGCCGTGCAGGTCGCAGTCGACACCGAGCCCGCTGCGCGAGCCGAGCGATATCCCTCTGCCGGAGCCGAACCGAGCCCCGGACTCGACGTTGACGTCGTCGCCCGCGCGGTCGAGCAGAGCGCCCGCGAGCCGTCCGCGCATCGTGCGGCCGAGGCTCCCTCCGGGCGCGGTGCTGCGTGGCAGCCGTCGCGCCCACCCGTAGTACGCCACGTAGGCGAGCCCGCGCCTCAGCACGCCGGCTCCCGCGTGCCGACCGTGTCGGCCCCGGAGGTCGACGACGCGCCGACCCGACGCAGCTGCGCCTCCCGGGCCACGTGCCGCGCGCGCATCGCCCGGGCAGCACCGGGGACGAAGCCCACGACGAGGGCGTGCAGCCGCGCGCGCCGGTCCTCGACGAGCAGCGGCAGGATGCGACGGTGGTGCCGCTTGGCCTGCCGGATGTCCCCCGCCGCGAGCGCGTCCGCGCCGAGGGCGGCCAGCCGCTGGGAGGAGACCCCCTCGCCACGACGGCGCAGGTAGCGGCGCTCCTCGTCCGTGAGGACGCCGTGCCACAGCTCCTTTGCGCGGCGGGCCACGAGGCGCTCGCCGGCGTCGAACCGCCCGGCGTCCGTGGACAGGGAGCCGGCCGACATCCGGTAGATGGCCGAGGGCCGGGACTGCTCGACGACGCGCCACCCCGCGAAGACCGCGCGGAGCCACAGGTCCCAGTCCTCCAGCTGGCGCAGCTCCTCGTCGAACCCGCCGACCTCGTCGAACAGCCGCCGGGGGAAGACCGAGAAGATGCCCACGAAGTTGCGCTGCAGGATGGTGAGGCGCTGACGGTCCGGGGCGGGCACCTTGCCGCGCAGGAGGGTCCGGCCCGGCACGATGCCGACCGCGGTGGAGAGCAGCGCGTCGTTCGTCACGATCGTGCGCTCCGGGCTCGCGGCCAGCAGGGCCACGCTGCGCGAGACCATCGCCGGCAGGAGCTGGTCGTCGGCGTCGCAGAAGGCGATGAGGTCACCGCGGGCGGCGCGGACCCCGCGGTTGCGCGCCGCGGCCGCTCCCGCGTTGGGGCCGGTCAGCACGGTGACGAGGTCGCCGTAGCCGCGGCACACGGCGAGCGTCCGGTCCGTCGAGCCGTCGTCGACGACGACGAGCTCGACGTCAGGGTGGTCCTGCTGGAGCACGCTGGAGATGGCGGCGCCGATGGTCCGCTCGGCGTTGTAGGCGGCCATGACCACGGTCACCCGGGCCGGTCCTGCGGTGTCCACGCTCACGCGAGCGCCTCCTCTGACGGGGTCGTGCGTCGTGACGTGACGGGGACGGCGGCCGAGCCGAGGGCCACCCCGGCGACGAGCCAGGCGACGAAGGTCGGGAACGGCGTCGCCATCGGGCCGAAGAACCCTCCGACGACCCAGACGGTCAGGCAGGCGACCGACAGCACCCGCCAGACGGCGAGGTCACCCTGCGGCCGCTGCCCCAGGACGGCGAACGGACCGAGGACGAGGACGGCGACGAAGCAGACGGCGGCGGGGATGCCCAGCTCGGCCGCGCGCGACAGCAGCACGTTGTGCACCTCGATGACGACGTTGTTGATCGGGTAGGTGTCCGCCTGGCGCACCCACTCGGCCGCCTCGGGGAAGAAGCGTCGCCAGCCGATGCCCGTCCACGGCAGGTCGGCGAGGATCCGTCCGGCGGCCTCGTTGCTGCCGAGGCGGTCGTAGACGGGGCGCGCGTCGGACCCACGCTCGGTGAGGACCGTCGAGGCGGCGGGAACCGCGGCGAGGAGCGAGAAGAGGCCCACGCCGCCGGCGACCACGACCGAGGTGATGACGCGGCGCAGGGCGGGTGCGAGGACGAACGCCACGACGAGGGCGAGCGCGGCGGCGATCCACATGGCCCGGGTGAGGGCCAGCCCGACGCCCACGAGGTCGAGCAGTGCGACCGCGCCGGCGAGCGTGCGCCACCGGGGCCGGCGCACCGCGAGGGCGACCGCGGCGGCCCCGCAGAGCGCGAGGGCGGCGCCCATCCCCTCGGGCGACAGGAACGGTCCCCGCGCGCGGCCGAAGCCGAGGCCGATGTCTGGGTCGACGACGTAGCGGGGCAGGACGAGCCCCGGTTCGGCGATCTCGAGCAGGGCGGTCAGGCCCAGCCAGAGCCCGATCGCGGTGAGCACGGCCAGCAGGAGGTCGCGCCGCTCCGGCGTGGAGAACACGACCCCGCCGAGGGCGAAGAGGACGAAGGGCATCGCCACCCGGTCGACGAACCCGTACACGGCGACGGAGTCGAACGGCTCCGGGTGGGTGAGCATCGACAGCAGGACCCAGGCGGAGAACGCGAGCATCAGCCACTCGACGCGCGCGGGCACGGCCCGGCGTCGCCCCTCCAGCAGCGCCATCAGGATCGCGGCCCCGAGGAGGAGGCGGTCCGGGCCGAGGGGCAGGCCGATCCGCCAGGCGTTGCCGGAGAACAGGTTCGACGCCAGCCCGGCGAGCACCAGCAGCGGGACGAGGGCCACGCCCCGCGCGGTGGCGAGGCCGGGGACGAGGCGCCGTCCGCGCGGGACAGGGCGCGCGTCAGGCCGCAGGACCGTCGACACGTCGAGCCCTGGAGGAGCGCGCGGGCCGACGACCGTCGAGCACCCGGACGAGGACGAGGGCGACGAGGACCCCGAGCCCGAGCCCCACGAGCGCCAGCCGCTGCGTCGCGGCGGACCGGTCGGACCCCACGACCTGCCCACCGCTGCCGACGAGGCTGAGCTGCGCCTCGGTCGACTGCTGCGACACCAGCCGCCGGTAGCGGTCCTGGAGCCCGCCGAGGACGAGGGCGGCCCGGGCGGCGTCCTGGTCGGCCTTCACCTTGGCGGCCCGTGCGTCGGCGAGGTCGGGGTCGTCCGCCGAGCGGCTCTCCCGCAGCTCGACGACCGTGGCGGTCGCGTCGTCCAGCGCCGTGTCCGCCTCGCGCACCGCCAGGGACTGCTCGACCGCCTGGTCGAGCACCGCGTCGGCGTCCTGCGCCTGCGCCGCGGCATCGACCTGAGCCCGCAGCGTCTCGGCGGTCGCCTCGACGGCGGCCAGCGCCGTCCGTGCCTCCCCGGAGGTGGCCTCGACCCGCAGGACGTTGGACTC is from Arthrobacter sp. NEB 688 and encodes:
- a CDS encoding DUF2510 domain-containing protein; its protein translation is MAQVRHTRSHVVAGLTLGLGAAIVMLGTLLPVYTVDRGTVAPRVWALLGLRPDGASVRLDDSFRTYLLMTGAWALLMGIALIITRMRFVGVVWRLAAVVGLTAGSFVTFAFWVLVLRPGASVGRPSWFAAAAPEVVDAFSDATVDAGVGLYVLTVGCAVGVLAALVPTFHTRRVIKDANSAGGGLAPGWYASPTSRRRHRYWDGEKWTVGA
- a CDS encoding pyridoxal-dependent decarboxylase; protein product: MTPEEFRAAGHQLIDWIADHRTRVPDLPVAAQVRPGEVRDALPAHAPTAPEAFADVLADLDRVVVPGVTQTQHPGFYGWFPSNASLASVLGDIASGGVAALGITWQSAPALTEVEQVVTDWLRDLCGLAPEWKGAIQDTASTAGLVAMLAARERASDGSEHRGGLQSLDAPLVAYSSPQAHSSVPKAVLLAGFGADNLRYVDVDPVTYAMDPEALRRAMADDVAAGRVPAVVVAAVGTTGTTAMDPVPAIVEVAREHGAWVHVDAAMAGSAMLLPEMRHLFAGVDDADSLAWNPHKWMGTVLDTSLLYVRDVDHLVSVMSTTPSYLRASTDDQVVQYKDWGIPLGRRFRALKLWFHLRLDGVEAIRERLRRDLANARWFAEQVEAEPGWRVLAPVELQTVCVVHEPEGLTGDDLDAHTLAWLDAVNATGRVFLGASKLDDRWMVRVSIGAETTERADVEELWRLLREAVADR
- the lpdA gene encoding dihydrolipoyl dehydrogenase — protein: MADFDVVVLGAGPGGYVAAIRASQLGKKVAVVEKKYWGGVCLNVGCIPSKALIKNAELAHTLQHEKELFGIEGEATMKYGATHARSRKVSAGIVKGVHFLMKKNKIEEVDGWGTLTSATSMDVALNDGSTRQLTFDHLIIAAGAVTRMLPGVEVSQNVVTYEEQILDENLPGSMVIAGSGAIGVEFAYVMKNFGVDVTIVEFLDRMVPTEDEEISKELLKHYKKLGVKIMLSTKVEAVEDTGSGVRVTVSPAAGGDQQVLEADKFMSAIGFAPRTEGYGLEAAGVQLTERGAIAIDEYGRTNVENVYAIGDCTARLMLAHVAEAQGVVAAEHLSGAETMPVEYDFIPRATYCHPQIGSFGYSEAQAKEKGYDVKTAKFPFSANGKAMGLGDAVGFVKIVADAEHNEIIGAHMIGPDVTELLPVLTLAQKWDLTADEVSRNVFAHPTLSEAVKEAVEGIAGHMINL
- a CDS encoding glycosyltransferase family 4 protein, encoding MSDAASGATAAVETTAAAGTRRVAYLTTRYPAISHTFIAREVAALRERGFEVSTFAIRPTPAEDLVSDPMREEAARTTALVGGGAGGAARALLALARRPRAALAGLRAALAWGDRTPRARLWQLFYLGEAAVLFEAMARRGLRHVHVHHANVPADVARLACRMGDAVDGPGSWRWTLSLHGSAEFSKIEQWDIAAKITDAHAVACISDYCKAQVLPFVDEAHWPRLSVVRMGVDPQRFAPCGSPTDEPSARPLRLLTVGRLDPVKGFPVLLRAVADLVAQGRAVELRVVGQGPMRDRLLASAAGLGLPGEEIFVGARNEAEVVEEMRRADVFVMSSFNEGLPVVLMEAMASGLPVVTTAVGAVGELVTHGVDGLVVPPTNAAALAAAVATLQDDPERRRAMGRAGREAVCEEFVLARTGDAMGDFLRATVVPT
- a CDS encoding glycosyltransferase family 2 protein — its product is MSVVIPAHDEESRLPRCLAGLEPLVGPLALDVVVVANGCTDRTAEVARAHPWVTVVEHPVGSKVEALNAGDAAARGAARVYLDADVRVDAEGLTDVVRLVSGTDPLVCAPRVAYDLTGCSWPVRAHYRVQALVPATRDGVVGHGLYAVSAAGRRRFDRFPDLHADDLFVSSRFGVDERVRAAGEVRVWPPRDLASLVRVRTRVARGNASAAPAAGTGAAGPGRTTRQTIASLAGLLVRRPLLLADLTVFGAVAVTARLRARAVRGSGGWATDTTARQGS
- a CDS encoding acyltransferase, with translation MLRRGLAYVAYYGWARRLPRSTAPGGSLGRTMRGRLAGALLDRAGDDVNVESGARFGSGRGISLGSRSGLGVDCDLHGTISIGDDVMMGPRCTMLSRDHAFPRTDVPMNVQGFAEDRPIRVEDDVWIGANVTITAGVTVGRGSVLAAGAVVTRDVPAFSVVGGVPARVLRSRLDGEGNRA
- a CDS encoding glycosyltransferase, with product MSVDTAGPARVTVVMAAYNAERTIGAAISSVLQQDHPDVELVVVDDGSTDRTLAVCRGYGDLVTVLTGPNAGAAAARNRGVRAARGDLIAFCDADDQLLPAMVSRSVALLAASPERTIVTNDALLSTAVGIVPGRTLLRGKVPAPDRQRLTILQRNFVGIFSVFPRRLFDEVGGFDEELRQLEDWDLWLRAVFAGWRVVEQSRPSAIYRMSAGSLSTDAGRFDAGERLVARRAKELWHGVLTDEERRYLRRRGEGVSSQRLAALGADALAAGDIRQAKRHHRRILPLLVEDRRARLHALVVGFVPGAARAMRARHVAREAQLRRVGASSTSGADTVGTREPAC